AAGTGGATATACAAATTTATGCCATGCAATCATTGTCTGTTTAAAAacagtttatttaattaaagggaaatgctaacgagtgcccttagggcacccgttaacaatccatttaataaaagtgatgtcaaaatttttctaaaatggattgttaacgaATACCCTAAGAGTACTCATTAACATTTCCCTTtaattaaataacatgttttaaACAGATAATGATTGCATGGCATAAATTTGTATATCCACTTGAACAAGTGGCTTGCAATATTTACATTATTTATatctctctattttatttttttaaataggcaATATTTTAGCCTCGACAACCACATATCCTGATGTGTCAACTGATGATTGGCTTACTACACCACACAAAACAATGTGCCGTGTTtgccttctttctctctctctctctcccattcCAACCAATCAGATTACACCATAcgcaacaaaaaggaaaaagaaaaaagaaaaaaaagagagcaaaaacTCACGTTTCTAACAATCTTCACTCATCAAAATGGGGCAGCTCCATGAAGGAAGACTTGCTGATTTTGAGTTTCCTTTTTCTGCTGAACTGGAGACTTTAGTTGCTAAGGATAATAATGGCTTGTATTATGCTAGACTTGCTGCTGCCAGTTTGGTAGTTGTAACtgtgtaattttcttttgttggttttatgCGAAGGGTTATgttagagcaaccacatcagctCGTGtaaattttctgtctattttacaagaaaaaacctactttttttattttacacattcacttttacaaaatacccacatcagtttatctatcctacacattcatttaataaaatattcattctttttacattttttattatttcattccCTCTCCTCTCTGGCACAAACTCATCACCTCGTCTTCTTCGTCCACACCCACACCTAACCAGCCACCGTTCCACAAAATCCGGCCACTGATTCACCGATCTTCCACAACAACAAAATCCGGCCACTGATTCACCGATCTTCCACAACCAGCACCATCAAGAAAAACCAACTCACTCAATCCGAAACCCAGTCAATCCGAAACCCATTCATCACCCACCAAACTTGAAACCCAGTCAAGCCATCATCACCCACCCAACCCGAAACCCTCTGACGATTTGATGATTTGATCGGCGTGGTTGGTGATTGGCGTGGTTCGATGATCAGCGGCAATGGATGATCGGCAATCGTGTGGCTTGATGAGAATGAGCAAAAGAATTCGGATTGTAATATGAGAGGAAGAActcaagagggagagagaagctGAGACCTGAGAGAGGCATTGGTGTGCTCAgtaagaggagagagagaaaaaaagagcgAAAATGAGGTTTTGTTTATACtgtacatataatattattttaagggaTAAACGGGCTACAgtgcccgtgtaaatttacacgggtaTTGTAGCTCGTTGAAAATTATAGATGGGTTTACATGATTTTAAATGGACTGATGTAGCGtgttttttgcttcaaaatgtgtaaaaatggtCAAAATGTATGTTTTACACGTTTATACATAATTATCCAAGagttgatgtgaatgctcttaacgGGCACCACATGGTGCTTGTTAAGCATACTTTTTttcgacatttttttttttttttaatttaggttACTTTTTCAGTGTTTTAAGTActatttcagatttttttttattttttactttttctttcaaatattttttgttttttcttcccTTAACCAGCACCAAGTGGTGTTGGTTAACATTCTCCTTATATGAATggccttttaaccaaaaaaaataaaaaataaataagaggagTGTTTGGTACatacactaaaaaatatatgttttattatttaaaaatttatatgaaaatacatataaataaaaaaaaatataaaaaaatgtataatattatttaaaaacatatatatatttttttgaaatgataaacactcccaaaaaaaatctcGCCATTTCAATTTTCTCACTCTCTTTCCTCCCCGCATTTTCCTCAAACTTTCAATTTCAAACTCTCAGGTCCCTCTTGGTACAGAGCGTTGTTGAAATGGCGACAAATCGATGGCTGAGGCCTGAGGTACGCTCAGATCCACAGTTGTTGTTCCACAACACTTTTATGGTATTGACTAAAATATCTGTCAatctttgatttgattttctgtttgtcttttctttctgtAATTAGATAGAGTTTTAGATCTGTCTGAGTCCCAAATATTTAGTactgtgtttttttgtttttatggtaAGCGTAGGTTTATCCGCTGTTTGCGGCCGTAGGAGTTGCAGTAGGGATCTGCGGGTTCCAGCTCGTCCACATTGGCTCATGGTTCCCACACATCCGCTTGAAGTCCAAGCCTCACTGACCCAAATATATGACATTATGTGGCTAAGCCCACGGGTTACTACCACACGACTAAATGTCGAAACTGCCCTTCCTACCCAGTTGCTAATAGAGAGATCTATTAAGTTATCAACATAATGAGTCAAATTGTACAAATACTGACATGAAGCAagttctataaaataaaataaaaaactaatataaagCTAGTCACAAAGTGTCATTATTGCGTAATATTAGTTATAATGCATTTAAAATCCAAGAAACTACATTCAAATAGGagtgtttggattgaacttattagCGAATGCATTTAGTTCACTcacgttttgttttttttttttttttttttttttgtttttttttttttttttttttcaagtgtttCAGAGGGGACAACTAATACTGTTCATGTACTAGTtgagtactattcacacattttctcttttttttttttttttttttaaattgagttcAGTTGCATGTTTTGACCTCTTTAATAGTAAACAGTGCACCGTATATTGTTTATGAGACTCATaaacttcacttttcaacaattttttcattaaaaattggttctacagtactatttacacatttaaaaattattttgctatagtgttttcagttttagttttcagtttcagtaaaaataagttcaattcaAATggacccaatatatatatatatatatatatgttgccAATCAGCGGCTGTTCCATAATATGGAGGtcatttaaaaacttaaattggacaatttaataaaaaaaaatattttgaatatatcacaatatcgataaaaaaaaaaaatgaagtattacaattttcttttatgagtTTTCGTATTTTAAAAATTGCTACATGATAGTTTATTATTAGTTGTCAATCTGTGTAGATGTGACCagtttaagaaaattaaatttatataacatATTTACTtttatgtagattttttttataaaaatattttaaattaaagacATCCTTGGCTTTATAACATATAAATCCAAAGTAAACCATCAGATACGCAAAAGTCTTAATTTCATTACACATCGGCGAAGGATGTCTAATCTACCCCGATGTGTAATGAAATTAAGACTTTTGCGTATCATTCAAGGCAAAGTTAATGAGAAGTAGGTCCGTTTACAAGGCAAAGTTAAATTGGTGAATGTGGTGACAAGGAAGGGAGTGCCACTTTGCCGCTTGAATAATTCATCTCAGACAGTAGAACTCAACCACACTATTGCTTTCTTCGCAGTTTCTGTCATTCACTGAAGTAGATAAGCAAACTTCATCAATGATAGTCCTAGTTCCCAGTAACATACAATATTCACTCTCTCAATGTAAGCACAACGATATCTAATCTACCCCAACCATTTTAACCTGACTCGCATTACAACTCACATAAGCATTTGTTACCATAAGCATTGCCTAGACACTCACAGTCTCACCACAATTACTTTCAAAATGCAATAAATTTCACATGCCAAAACACCGATTAGTTTTTGGTACAAGCAAAGCAGGATTTGAACCCAACTCCCTTATTTGACAACAAGAAAGTTTACTGATTGAACTAATCTGAAACTCGAACCAGAAAATTCACATAGTAAactacaaagaaagaaaataaatagttgCAAGCTTGCAAATAACATTTCTCAAATTTAAAGCGTAACAACAGACCAGGTTTCTTCGACGTAAGGGCGAGTTTTTTTCGTCGAGCAATCGAGTTAAGAAGCGAGGATTTGCCGACGTTGGAGCTACTAACAAGAGCAAACTCAGGGAGCCCATCAGAGGGGCAAGCCTGAGTTTCGACACTGCTTTTAACGAAGTCAGCTTGCGAAACCTGAGCGTCCCTAGCGTACTTACTCAGTACAATATTGGAACCCTTCAAGATTCTCGTACTCAACGAAGCGGCAGTGTCGGAAGAGACATCGGTATCTGGTGGAAAGCTTTTCGATTGAAATTGGGACATGGGTCTCTTCTGGGATATCGAGATTGTGAGTTGGTATTGGGATGGGTTCGGATGTGGTTGAGAGCGTGGATTTGAGAGCAGAGAAGAGGGTGGATGTGGTTTTTGTGGCTAGTTTGGGTTTAGGGAGAAGATTGAAGTGGGTTTAAAGAAATGGTGTTTTTGTGAGGAAGATTAAGGAGTGTAATCTTGGTAGCTGATGAAGTATTACCATTTCGTTCTATCTAAAATTTTGTTATGTTGCGTATCTGATGGCCATTCCGTAATACCACTATTACTCAATTCTAATTTCTCCAAACATTCCATTTATGGTTGAATATGGGGGAACTTTTCAAGCCTTTCGCAGCCTCCTAGATTCAAATATTTAAGAGACTTCAAATTGATCTTGCTGGGaataatttgaagttttttgcaattataAAGGCTCCATTCTTTAAGCTTATAGAGAAATCCAATGGCTTCACCGACCTCAATTAAATTTCCACAACCACGCAGATCAATGTCTCTAAGTTTGGAGTGCGCAAACCAGGTAATTTTCTAATGGATTCACACCCTCCCAAATCAATACTTCTCATATTTTCATACTGGAACTCCTACagagaggaaaataaaaacGAAAATTATTACTTcctaaaattctaatataataatatctttgaagaaatcaaaattcataaatacaattacaaacattGATACCTGCTTAAATATCTTCTCCAATCTAATGCAACTTTCTCGCATCCTGAGTGCAACAAGTTGTTGAGGGCAATAGTTGGATGGAAAGTTAAAAGGATATTTTGGCCATTCAAGAAGCCTTAGTCCACTGGGCAAATACGTAAGTTCTTTagaaatttcaacattattaactgttagaaatttgagattttccATCATTTTGAAAGCTTCAGGTTGTAATTGCACTTGTACTAGAGTAGGTGAATGTAGCATTATACCACGAATATAATCAGAACCCTGGTTGGATAAAACATTAAGAAACCATATATCACAATAGAATTTACCAAAACTAAGAAATTATactaataaactttttttttttttttgggtacaatgTTAAAAAGAAACCGTACCAAAGGGAAAAATTATTACTTCTTCcttatgaaaggaaaaaaaaatgaagaaaaagaacttATACCTTATTTCCAGTTAGTACTTCAAGAGCATCTTCATGATTGCATAATTTGCTATGTTTTCTGAGGATTTCTGGCGATTCCTGTCTGACAATTTCCATATCCATTTGTTGTATCAAGTCATGCATGGATATTGTGTCATTTTGATCCATAGTTATGAGAGATTTATTAACAAGTATTGGAATACCAAAATTTGGATATAAGCTGCACTTGTCTAATATATTTACAACAAAATCCTTAGACCTTCCCTCTAAGAAACATGAAATATCAAGGAATATATCCTTTTCCATTTCTTCCAATCCATCATAACTTACCTTAAGTATTTGATAAATTTCTCCATTTGGGATATTTTTCATATTGAAGTAGTGCACTTTCCCATTCAGGTTTTGTTCTCCCACACAAATTTGAACCTATTATTGTTAGAGATAATGGAAGACTTTTGGCATAATACAACGCTTGATTTGTAAGTTCAGAATATTCTTCATCGGGATTGACTTTATGGAAAGCATATTGACTAAAGAGTTCAAAAGCTTCATGATTGTCTAATTTCTTGACCTTGTAAGTTGTACAAACTTTTCCAAGAGCAATTAGCAAGTGTTCATCTCTTGTTGTTATAATGACTCTACTTCCTGGTACCAACCAATCATGTTTACCAAgcaaattttctatttgttttgatttatccacatcatcaagaatCAAAAGAACCCTTTTATTGTGAAGCCTTTCCTTTTTAACATTAATTCCTTCAGGTACATTGTTCACCTTCAAATGTTGGTTTTGTAAGATCTTAGAAAGATTTTTCTCTTGTAGTTGGATTGTGCCATCAATTGTCCTTGAATGTTCTctaacattttctaaaaaacagCTTCCTTCAAAATTATCAACAATTTTGTTATAAACAATTTTTGCAATTGTAGTCTTACCTATTCCTCTAAGATCATGAATTCCTACCATACGAACATCGATCATTTAACTCAATATCTATAAGAGATTCTACAGCCTTGGCATGAGAATTTACTCCAACAGGGTAATTGGCAACAAATAAGTGCGTGccatttattttgatatttgaaatcttttcaataattttctgGATAAATCTAGTTTCTGGACTGCTGCCATTCACAAAGCACATGAGTTCACTTAGTTagaaatataaatatgaaaataaactaaatttaaGATGTCTAATTTGTGCCCTACAGCTTTTGCATCTAATCTAATATATActaatatctttcttttttattttttttgagataataatagaatttctatataatataattctCACAGAATgtttaattttgaaaacccTAGACTGCCTCATTTAACGCCAAGTGATAAATGATATAACTAATTTTAATCAAAATCTATAATCCTACCACTtagataaaatttatttaacattAAATTTTAATCTACACTCCTACAGCTACAAGACTtcctatgccaaaaaaattattttttgctcCAACTTTGAACACaccatggaaaaaaaaaaaaaaaaaactgaaaacgttTGGAGTTATGCCAAATGTACACACAGGAATccaaatggaaaaataaataaatcccacaaatcAATATCGAATGGCAGTgctgtgtatccaagagttaagcccttttggatatacaccactgtaagtttttttaaaaaacatttttccctctccccgtgtgtgtgttaatacttagtattctcaaaaaaaaaaaaaaaaaaaaaaaaaaaaaaaaaaaaaaatcaaatggcaCAGCCTTAACATCTATAAATCAACACACAAAGGAgttttccccctttttgtttCTATAGTGAATTACAGAGGAGGTGACtgtaatatttttatgaaaaataaggGAGGTTTGTGTATCTAAACAAAAGGGTAGGTCAGTGtaatttttccattaaaaaagtGCCATTGgaattagaaaatgaaaattgaaaatacctAAAAGGTGTtctcttgttgttgttgtttatttatttattttataaattttgaattgatatatcaatttttaactTTCCAAGTTCTGGTTTGGATTTAATGCTTCTtattttgaaagttgaaaattgttcataatctatatacataataataggtgaagttgagagaaattcaaattagaatttcaatttagcGCTATGTgccctaaattatttattcttaaagagttttatttcttaattttaaaatcaaatgtgggaccacatcataaatatttatccaaatgagttattaagtacaaaaaccaaaaaatctaaaataaatgaatcgtaaaaaaaaaaaaaaaaattgtgcttcacaataatttaaaaaaaattgacaatttacattttatacctaataatatccttacaaattttttttaaagagttaacaaaatatcaGAATGATtattaatagtatttaaattatatatatatatatataggaattatattatgcatcttattgtatatctttaagtgtatccatgcatatgcatgaagcTACAAGCTGGTAACATTAATTGGAAGGATCAGCACTGATGAATTTTAGGACGAGATGATTGACATTTAGAATATTGACTCATTTAATGAATTAAGATTTTAGGACGAGATGATTGACATTTAGAATATTGACTCATTTAATGAATGAAGGCCCATCTCTAGTAAATTCTTTTCATCTAAAAGGATCTTGTGAcacccaaattttgaaaatcttgattATGTAAGGTTGATTCACTAGAAGTGGTATTTGATCTTTGAAGGACTAAAGGTTGACGATGACCGCTAGAGAGCTCTTGCTTAATTAAAAACTAGTGTGTAGTTTTGTGCATATGCAcggtataattaaaaacaatcacaattatatgattcaaattataaatttttttagaagagattctaattatacatggtattagtttacattttttttaaaccatgcATTTCTAAATATGTAACggtttctcattatataatttaattggttttaaactctttggtttttacatccaataattcacttgccacaaaaattaaaaacttagatggatATGTGGtggaaaattggactccaattgaaatccaatttagaatctaattggatttagactcttcaatttttgccctcattaattcacttggcacaaaattaaaaattaaatagggcATGTGGcgaaaattgagaatccaattaaaatctaattggattttctctaaactttggatattaatatatatatatatatttatatatataacccgTGTATATGTACCGTACAATTAAAGACAATCACAAttacatatgtgtgtgtgtgttcaaaTTCATTCTCTTAGCCTCTTAGGGGAAAAGTCTTTCTACATACTAGCATGTAGCAATTGCTGTATAAAGGGCCCTTGGTcatatgttattttctttttgcttccaTGTAACCCATTATGCAGTAATTGGTGCATATTAGTATGCAACAAAACCTTTCCCTTAAGAGaatgaatttaaaaatgtaaataaatgaGAGGATGGTTGATGTGGTGTAATAGGAGTATAGTAATATTAAatgttatatattaattattattatataataaaatgtatagatcttataaaaataaatgtatagaTGTACATATCGATAGATATATAATGGTTTTTTAGTGGAGTTTGTGTTACACATTTGTGTTAGAACCTCACCCTCTcctttgtgtgtttgtttgtttctaatatatatatatatatatatatatagtgattgATACAATTCACTCGTATATTGGAGAACATTGATATTTGTCTATCATTATAAGTAATATAAGCTAATTAAATACATGTTCTATTATActagaaattatatttttttttataggtgcAAACATCCATATTGATATAAAATCCATGAAATTTACAATTCAATGaaaacatatgaaaaaaatttcattgaaattaaCAATTCTTCtagagttatttatttatttatttttttctacatGTATAACCATATATTGCCATTTAAGTTATCCATAaacattcttctcaaaaaaaaaaaaaaaaaaaattatccgtAAACATTAATTGGAATCAAAATCCATTGAATTAGCCAAACtttgccaataaaaaaaataagtgcacCTAAATAGCACGGCTTTTGGgctaattattaattataaaaaaattttagttaaacaGATTGACTTATTGACACATTATTCAAGGATTTgagaagtatatttttttttcctctctaggAAATCTGATTTAGGCTTTGCAtgaccaaaatgacaaaaatcttttgaaaaatttctataaaaacaATGGGAGAAACTTTTTAactgtaaaattttatatttcaaacatTAATCTTAATTTTGAACTATAACTACCTCAGTAGTAGAAGATATTACCAGCATAAAATACTTTCATAATATATGAAATAGTATCTAGCTAGAGGTTATGACAAACCGTTAAAGATATAAATTCATTAAAGAGTGAGACATCATAAAATACATACCCATTCTTGTAATGGTATCCAAACAAATTACCAACTTCATTTAGAGTTTCTCTCCAATTTTGAACCTTAACAATGTTATCCTTAAATATTTCTTCATGTTTAGTCATGTTGACTCCAAACTCTTTCTCTTGTTTAAGTACTTTTGACGGATTCACTTTGTAAAAAACTGGCAACACTAACTAGccatttttcttacatttgagaATATTGACAAGTTCATCCAAACACCAAGTAGAAGATGCGTAGTTTTCAGAGAGTACGATAATTGAAATCATTGACAATTCAATTGTTTTGAGAAGTTGTGCTGAAACATCTTCTCCCCTTTGAAGGTAATCATCAAAGAAGGTGTAAAAGCCTACGTTACACAAAGCTTGATGTAAATGGCTTATAAAACCATTGCAGGTATCGTCATCTCTAAAATTCCCATTTGTGAGTAAAACAAGAGGAAGTACCTTCATTGGTGAGGATAGCCATAGGTATGACCTCTTAGCTGAAGATTGAGAAGATGCAGAAAGAGGAGGAGAAGGTAAGAAAGATTAAAGATGTGATgaaatgggatttttttttttttttttttggtattttcggATAAAGATGAAATGGGAATTATAAGAGATAAGTAAATAGGTGCAACTTGAGTGCAGGTCCACTGAGAGCTCTAAATTTGAAAGGTTATAACGTGTGCGTTTGATTGGGAAATTGATGCAAGACCGATAATTTTCACCAAGTGTGCAatatgaaagaagaaaagaaggctaCAGTGGCTCCTAAGAGATACCGATTGAGGtatttatatcaaaaacaaGAGAACAAATTCTCTTTCCTGTTTTGGCTGTCTGTTCTCCTCCTACACTCAGGTACTAAATGAGTAAATTcacatttttcattctttgaaataaaaaaaaattgaaaaattgtttttatttgtattaaaaataatttattttgctgaaattcaGGCCTAGCTAGTTCGGGGAACCTTTCAGATTCAGCTCCTTTAactatatattttacaatgGTACTGTCTCCATTTTCGATGTGCCTCAAGAcaaggtttgttttgtttaaataattttggTATTAACAAAGCTAGCAAGCTAGCCAGCGAGCGTTGATtctaattttgtattaataCTTAATAATGACACAAAAATTTGCATGATTGATGAGGCGGAGACAGCCTATTGGTGTATCgtgtgtaaaaaattttgtattgtattAGTGTATCGTAAGTGCTTGTGAATTATATGATACAATGTCGTATTATATGAATTGTATCATAAAATCGTATCATAAAATTGTATGTATTGTATGATACGTAGATAAATgctttaaaataagttttttgttaaaatttgtacttttattttaatctaataagttgttagactttttttttttggataaattgttagacttgtttttaacacaGAATTATTAGGTTACTTAATTTAAcctaataaaatatcatattcatatatatttttttcctctctttttcctACAAAATTTGGACTACATAATACACATATACGCTTCACTTTAATActtgcacattttttttttctatactacaaataagatattaattgacaatataaatatatatatatatatatatattttttttttgtcattattgAAATAAGTCCATGAAACTAATATGCCAAgaagaaatagttttttttttttttttttttttttttttttttttaagaataaaaaaaacaagaagatatagtaaatgttaatgacgatgaagaaaattttaataaagaaataagttTGCAAAATTATAAACGTGATGATATATAGCATTGACTTAGATGGGATTGATTagacaatataataaatatgatgaaataaattatcattttttggtcatttgtaatatattatcacttttaaatttaagcaatttgaatatgtatgttataaacacatGCTAGTATGAAAATGAGATTTTCTAATAACATCTTAATGAAGAAGTTCTTGCCAACTTGTGTTCACCCTAAATATTAATGgtctaaaaagagaaaataaacaCCATTTTGTCCTTTAAAGCATTCACActgtgcaaaaaaatttatgtctatttcagtataaaaattatgtctatt
This genomic stretch from Quercus robur chromosome 4, dhQueRobu3.1, whole genome shotgun sequence harbors:
- the LOC126721904 gene encoding disease resistance protein RUN1-like, whose translation is MIDVRMVGIHDLRGIGKTTIAKIVYNKIVDNFEGSCFLENVREHSRTIDGTIQLQEKNLSKILQNQHLKVNNVPEGINVKKERLHNKRVLLILDDVDKSKQIENLLGKHDWLVPGSRVIITTRDEHLLIALGKVCTTYKVKKLDNHEAFELFSQYAFHKVNPDEEYSELTNQALYYAKSLPLSLTIIGSNLCGRTKPEWESALLQYEKYPKWRNLSNT